The following proteins come from a genomic window of Canis aureus isolate CA01 chromosome 3, VMU_Caureus_v.1.0, whole genome shotgun sequence:
- the MAF gene encoding transcription factor Maf: MASELAMSNSDLPTSPLAMEYVNDFDLMKFEVKKEPVETDRIISQCGRLIAGGSLSSTPMSTPCSSVPPSPSFSAPSPGSGSEQKAHLEDYYWMTGYPQQLNPEALGFSPEDAVEALISSSHPLQGGFDGYARGAQQLASAAGAGAGAGAGAGASLGGGGEEMGPAAAVVSAVIAAAAAQSGAGPHYHHHHHHHAAGHHHHPTAGAPGSAGSASSSAGGAGGGGGGGGGGGPAGSGGGGGGGGGGGGGGGGGAAGAGGALHPHHAAGGLHFDDRFSDEQLVTMSVRELNRQLRGVSKEEVIRLKQKRRTLKNRGYAQSCRFKRVQQRHVLESEKNQLLQQVDHLKQEISRLVRERDAYKEKYEKLVSSGFRENGSSSDNPSSPEFFITKPTRKLEPSVGNATFWKPQPCVLTSVFTK; the protein is encoded by the coding sequence ATGGCATCGGAACTGGCAATGAGCAACTCCGACCTGCCCACCAGTCCCCTGGCCATGGAATATGTTAATGACTTCGATCTGATGAAGTTTGAAGTGAAAAAGGAGCCGGTGGAGACCGACCGCATCATCAGCCAGTGCGGCCGTCTCATCGCCGGGGGCTCGCTGTCGTCCACCCCCATGAGCACGCCGTGCAGCTCGGtgcccccttcccccagcttCTCGGCGCCCAGCCCGGGCTCGGGCAGCGAGCAGAAGGCGCACCTGGAAGACTACTACTGGATGACCGGCTACCCGCAGCAGCTGAACCCCGAGGCGCTGGGCTTCAGCCCCGAGGACGCGGTCGAGGCGCTCATCAGCAGCAGCCACCCGCTCCAGGGCGGCTTCGATGGCTACGCGCGCGGGGCGCAGCAGCTGGCGtcggcggccggggccggggccggggccggggccggcgccggggcctcgctgggcggcggcggcgaggagatgggccccgccgccgccgtgGTGTCCGCCGTGatcgccgcggccgccgcgcagAGCGGCGCGGGCCcgcactaccaccaccaccaccaccaccacgccgccggccaccaccaccacccgacGGCCGGCGCGCCCGGCTCCGCGGGCAGCGCGTCCTCCtcggccgggggcgcgggcggaggaggcggcggcggcggcggcggcggcccggccggctccgggggcggcggcggcggcggcggcggcggcggcggcggcggcggcgggggcgcggcgggggcggggggcgccctgCACCCGCACCACGCGGCCGGCGGCCTGCACTTCGACGACCGCTTCTCCGACGAGCAGCTGGTGACCATGTCGGTGCGCGAGCTGAACCGGCAGCTGCGCGGGGTGAGCAAGGAGGAGGTGATCCGGCTCAAGCAGAAGAGGCGGACCCTGAAAAACCGCGGCTATGCCCAGTCCTGCCGCTTCAAGAGGGTGCAGCAGAGACACGTCCTGGAGTCCGAGAAGAACCAGCTGCTGCAGCAGGTCGACCACCTCAAGCAGGAGATCTCCAGGCTGGTGCGCGAGAGGGACGCGTACAAGGAGAAGTACGAGAAGCTGGTGAGCAGCGGCTTCCGAGAAAACGGCTCCAGCAGCGACAACCCGTCCTCTCCCGAGTTTTTCAT